The nucleotide sequence CAACAGGTATTTCAATTTCAGGTTTTGTAAGGTCAACAAACAAAACATCTTTAAACCCTGCTTTTTTAAGTAAATCTAAGGTGGTTTCAATATCTTCTTTAAATGATTTACCTGCATAGTTTTTGATTTCATTTAGATCAATAACTTCTTCTGATTCTCCAAACCAGTGTTTGTTAATGCGTTTCATCCGCTCATAGCCAGCCTTTCTCATGAAAACTGCACGTGTAGTGTCTTCTCTTGTACCGTGAATCTGGGTGGCCCGGCTCTGAGCCACTTCTGTTAAAGCCCTCATAACAGCTATTTCTGGATCTAAATGGGTTCCAACTCCAAGAGTTAGTAATGCAGGGTCTTTTAAGACAGTATCGTCTGAAACGGCTGCAATTGTGGCTGCTTCAACATCTGATGTCAGATTTACAAGTTTTACATGGACACCCGCTTCTTTGAATTTATCAAGAAGTTCGTTAATTAAAGGGTTTTCAATAGTTTCAAGGTCAATTTCAGGTGCTTTTCTTCTTTTAATCTCAAATAAGCTCCAAGCATCTCTTTCAATAACTTCAGTCATGCCATGAAATACAGCTTCTTCTATTTTATTTCCAGATGCAAGTCCGTTTGTATTGGATTTAAACAAATTAATGCTATTTGGGGCATTGTAAGGATGATATACGGCATCTGCCGGTACAAGACATTCCTCATCATCTTTGACATTCACTGCTTTTACCCAGTTTAATTCTTTTTCTTGGGGATCAAAAGGTAAACGGGGCAATATAAGGGATTTTGGGTCTATAAATTCATCTGATTTTTCATAAGAGCAGCATATAAATGAATTCTTTTTTTCATCATCCTGTAATTCAGCCGAGTACCTCTCGAAGGCTTCCATCATTGCTGAAGCCTTTGCCTGGTCTTGTGTAGCTCCTTTACCGGCATAGATGCTTACAGCACCTTCTTCAGCGGTTGGACGTATTGCTGAGTAAACTGGAATTCCTATTCTGTCAAGATGTGTAATTTCGGTTACCCTTGTAACACCAGCAGCCCTCAATTTATCTTTTACCCAGTTTATTGTCTCTTCTGGAGACATTGCTCTGTGAGTGCATCCGAAATATCTTACCGGAACTTCTTTGAACATTTAAGACCACGTTTGAAATTCTTTGAACTTTTATAGTAATAATGATAGTAAATTGGGGAAATAACCTATGGCCACAAATCCTAATGAGACAATTATGATCAGTATCCAGATTATGGGATTCCACCTTATAACTTTTGATCCATCAAGTCCTCCGATTGGTAGTTGATTGAAGAATGCAAGGAATCCATTTATAAACATCCCTAAATATGCCCAATAATATACCTGTCCTGTAATTTTTATAATTAGCAAGAATATTATCGCAAAAATTAGATTAGTCACTGATCCGGCAATAGATATTATTCCATTCTCTTTTTTACTTAGGTATTCTCCGTGAATATAAACTGCTCCTGGGGCTGCAAAAAGAAATCCAAAATATGCAGTAATTAAACATAAAACCAGTCCTTGAATCCACATTTGATATTCAGCCCAATAGCCATATCTAATTGCCACGAATTTATGTGCAAGTTCGTGGAATATAAAACCAAAACCAACTACGACTAATGTGAGTGGTATTAAGGTTATAGCAAGACCTATATTTCCATTACTTAATAATAGTGCAAAAGCAAATGATATGACAATCAATGAAATTATAAGATCCCTGATTTCTGAAGCAGTAAATTTTACCATATTCTTAAAATGTAAATTAATATATAAAATACTTTTTAATTTCTGGCTTAAAATCATGATCTGTCCTTTAAATAAGGATTAACTTCATATATTCTATAAAATTGGAATAAATTAAAAGCTATTAAATAATTTTTAATCAATTAATTTTTCAGTTGTTCTTGATTCATGTCATGAAATTTTTAAACGTTTATCATAAATAGATAGATTTTAATTTATTGTTCACAAATATTAAAATAATATTCAATCAGGGTATAAAAATGACGATGAAATGTGAATACTGCCAGATTCCGGGTGCATACGGAAATTTAATCTATGAAACAGAATACTGGCAAATTTATCTTGCTCCAAGCCAGAGATATTTTGGTACATGTGTGGTAGTACTTAAAAATCATCGTAGGAATTTGAGAGAACTAAGGAAAGATGAATGGGCTGATTTTTCTCAAATCGTTGAAGAATTAGAACTTGCATTAAATAATGCTTTTTCACCCACATTATTTAATTGGAGCTGCTTTATGAATTCTGCATACAGAACAAACCCTCCCGACCCTGAAGTTCACTGGCATTTTATACCAAGATATAATTATAAAATTGAATTTGAAGGTTTAATTTTCGAAGATCCTGATTTTGGATATATTCCACAGCCAATAGAGCATAAAATACCTGAAGATGTAATGAAAAAAATGATGGATGAAATTAAAAGGAACCTAAAATTATTAAATCGTTAAATTGATTATTTTAGATAAGAGGAAATTAAGGAATAAAAATCTAATTTTAGCGAGGAAAATCAATGAGAATACTTGATGAAATCCATAAAGAAAATATAGACTCAATGGTAGTTTTGAATCCGAAAAATATTGCTTATTTATCGGGTTTCAACCCATCAAGCTTTTCAGTTTTAATTTTAAAAGACGAACCTGTACTTTTAACATCTAAAATGGATTTTGAAGATGCATCATTAAATACATCAATTCCTCTTGAAGAATTTAAGTCCTTAGATAAAATTAAGGATTATTTAAATGGAGTTATTGGAATAGAAAAATCCATAACCCTCGGAGTATATAGAAAGCTTAAAATCAGTCCAATATTTGAAGTAAAAATAACAGATGCAGTTGAAAGGCTTAGACGTATAAAATCCGGGGAAGAAATTCAAAATATTGAAAAAGCTATTGATATTGCGGAAAGTGCCATTAAAGATATTGATTTTGATTCCCAGAGGAGTGAAAACGAAATTGCTGCACAGATAGAGTATAATATGAGAATTATGGGTTCAAAAAAAGCTTCTTTTGATACCATTGTCGCTTCAGGTAAACGATCTTCACTCCCTCATGCTGATGTTTCCAATAAACCTCTGAATATGCCGGTTGTGATAGATTGGGGCGCTACTTATAATAATTATTGTTCTGATACCACGAGAACCCTTATTGAAACTGAAAAACAGGAAGAAATATTTGAGATAGTGCTTGAAGCTCAAAAAAGTGCCATTGATGTAATAAGGCCCGGAATTAAAGCTTCTTATGTTGATAAGGTTGCAAGAGATGTGATTGAAGAATATGGGTATGGCGATTATTTTCTTCATTCTACTGGGCATGGAGTAGGGCTTGAAATACATGAAAGCCCTTCATTGTCCAGTAATGAAACAATTAAACTTGAAAAAAATATGGTTGTGACGGTTGAACCAGGCATATATCTTAAAGATGAATTTGGGATCCGTATAGAAGATATGGTACTTATTAAAAATAAGGCAAAGGTTTTAAACAAAATTAAAAATAAAATATAACTATAGCTAATGTTTTAATTAAAATAATTAATAATAAATATTAAAAATTAATTATTATTAAGGATTTGGTTCTGATTTGATACAATATATGTTTAATGAATAAAAGACCAATATATTAATATGTGAAGATTGAAAATATACTTAAGGTGGAAAAATGGCAATTATTCCCGGTGTATTATCACCAGTATCAGATGTAATTGATGGCATTGCTCCTGATAAATATAGCATAAAAATTCAGGAAACTCTTATTAGATGTGGGATGTATGTAAGGGCTTCAGATCTAATTACTTTATGTCTTATTGCAGGTATACTTTTAGGTCTGCTTTCAGCAGTTTTAGCTATATTACTAAGTATAAATCCTATTTTGGGAGGGATTGTGGGTTTTATAGCACCTACAGCATTAATTGGAGTATATCTTTTTTTCATGATGGAAAGGAGAGTTGATGCTATTGAACAGGGCACTCCTGACTTTTTAAGACAGGTTGCATCATTGCTTAGGGCAGGTGTAGGTCTTGAAACTGCACTTGAAGATGTTTCAAAACACGGTCAGGGTCCTTTAAATGATGAACTTAAAAGAGCTGTAATAGAGATTAAAATTGGAAGCACCTTTGACGAAGCCATAATAGGGATGGGACAACGTTTAAAGTCTAAGAATCTGGACAGAACATTTAGAATGATACTGGAAGGAAGAAGGACTGGTGGAAGTTTATCTGATGTTATTGAAACTGTAGCAGAAGATTTAAGAGCAGTGCTTGCATTAAAGAGGGAAAGGAAAGCAAATGTAATGATGTCAGTAATGTTTCTTGTTATAGCCGCTATAGTTGCAGCACCTTTGGCATTGGGAATGATAATGACCTATTCTGGTTTTATAGCATCTTTAGGGAAACCAAATGCTCTGGCTGAAGTTGCAGGAACTGCTGCTGCTGGTTATATAATTATTCACTCAATAATAGCAGGATTATTAATTGGGATTGTTTTGTATGGTAGTGCGAAGAAAGGTGTTAAATTTTCGTTGCTTTTAGCTCCAGTAGCATTTATAGCTTTTTGGGTTATAAGTCAATATGCTGGAAAATTCATTGGGTTTGGTTGATAGGTGATTAGAATGCAGATATTAAAGGATGAAAGAGCACAGGGTTCAGCAGAACTCTTACTAATTTTTGGTGGAGTTATTGTGGTTGTAATTATTGCTGCCATTATGTACAGAAATTATGTAATAGGCCTTAGCGACGAACTCAGTAATGGGACTGATTTGCAGAATATAATGGGTAATTTAACAGTTATGAAAGACAAATTGAGCTAAAAACTCAATTCTTATTTCAACTCTTTTTTGTCAATTAGATATTTTCAAAGTTAAAGGGGCTCATTTAAGTGCAAATGTTAATAAATGGGAAATTTATTGAAAAATCAGAATATATAGAGATTAAAAACCCTGCAAACAACAAAGTAATAGATACAGTACCTAAAGGAACCCGTAAAGATGTAAAAATTGCAATATCTGCAGCAAAAAGAACATCGAATATTACCAGAGAAATACCATCTCGTTTAATATCAGAGTACTTATATGATATTTATGGTGAATTATCTAAAAATTCGAAGTTATTTGAAAAATTAATTACTATCGATTGCGGTAAACCAATTAAGGACTCAAAAGAAGAAGTTAAACGTTCTAAACAAACAATTTTACTTTCTGCAGAAGAATCAAAAAGAATATACGGCGAAACAATTCCCATGGATGCATGTATCGGTGGAGAAGGAGTAATAGGATTCACCACAAGAATTCCTCTTGGTGTGGTTGGAGCAATAACTCCTTTTAATTATCCTTTAAATCTGGTTATTCACAAAGTTGCTCCGGCAATTGCGGCTAAAAACACTGTTGTGGTAAAACCATCTACAAAAGCACCTCTTGCAGCTCTTAAATTCGCTGAAATTGCCAATACATACCTTGAAGATGGATTTTTAAATGTTGTTCCCGGTTCAGGCAGCGAAGTAGGGGATGAAATTGTAAAAAGCGAACTTGTAGATAAAATATCATTCACCGGAAGCATTGAAACAGGCCTTTCCATATCAAAGAATGCGGGGATGAAAAAGTTAACCCTTGAACTCGGGGGAAATGACCCATTACTGGTTCTGGCAGATGCAAATATTGAAAAAGCTGTAGAAGCTGCTGTTAGGGGTTCTTATCTTAATGCCGGCCAGGTTTGTATCGGTGTTAAACGCATAATTCTTGACAAGAAGATCGCCGATGAATTCACCGATAAGCTGGTTAAAGCTACTGGAAGATTGAAAGTTGGAGATCCTATGGATATTAAAACTGATGTTGGACCTCTAATTGACGAAAATGCAGCCATTAATGTTGAAAAAATTGTAAACCAATCCATTGATGATGGTGCTGAATTATTATGTGGTGGAAAACGAGAAGGTTCATTTTATACACCTACAGTTCTGGATAATGTTGATTCAAAGATGAATATTGTCCAAAAAGAAACATTTGGTCCTATATCGCCTTTAATACATGTAGATGGCATTGATGAAGCTATAGATGTAGCAAATAATACAAAATATGGTTTGCAGGCAGGAATATTTACAGATAACATTAACAGCGCCTTGAAAGCCGCAAAAAAAATAGATGCAGGAAGTATTATAATAAATAAGCAGTCAACTTACCGTACTGATAACATGCCTTTTGGCGGATGTAAAATGAGTGGTATGGGGAAAGAAGGCATTAAATATGCAGTTGAGGAAATGACTCGGACAAAACTCTTTGTTTTTAATTAAATTGCCGTTATCTCTTCACAAAATACTTTTTAGTTTTAAAGAAATTAGAGCTGGCAAAAATTTATTAATTTGTTCAGATATACTATTATAAAAACATGCCATGATATTTTTAATTTAAACAATTTTATCAAAAATTTGTAAAGATGGTTGATATGGACATAAATGAACGTATTCAGGAATGTCAGGAAGCTGTTGAGCTTCTTTTAAATAAAAAGATTCTGGATGTTAAATTCAAGCCATATAATCATAATTGCTGGAGGCTCTATATCATAACAGATAAAGGGAAACTTGTTCTAACGTTCTGTAAAGACTGGGACTGCCCGGTTATTGAAAAAAGAGATTTCTAAATATTTTTTTGGAGGTTTTTAAAATTCAGAATGAATTTTGAATCCCCAAAATCAAAGATTTTGGAGGTTAACTTTGGATAATTCAAAATATCTTTTTGATCATCTTGAAGAGCTTCAAGACTTTAAAGATGATAATAAAACAGCATTAATCACTGATATTGATGGAACCATAAGTGAAATTGTCCCCACACCTATGGAAGCGGTGGTAAGCCAAAATATGAAGAATGCAATAAAAAAACTTGTAGATAAATTTGAATTCACTGGTGTAATGACTGGTAGAAGCATAAAAAATGCTTTAAACATGATAGAAAATAAAAATATCATTTATATTGGAAATCACGGCCTGGAACAGTTTAAAAATGGAAAAATACGTATAGATCCAGAGGTTAAAGATTTTATTCCAATTATTAAGAAAGTTGGAGAAAGCATCAAAAAAAAATTAAGTGACTACGACTGTATTTTATTTCAAGATAAAGAGCTGAGCTATACTGTTCACTACAGACTATGTGATAATGGAGAGAAAATCAGACGAATAGCTTTAGATGCCATTTCAGAAATAAAAGATTCTAAACTTCTTAAAATTGGAGAAGGTCGCAAGGTGATAGAGATCAGGCCTCCAATAGGGCATAATAAAGGCACAATCTTACAGAAACTAATTTTAGAAAATGATATTAAAAAAATTATATATTTAGGGGATGATATTACTGATTCAGATGCTTTCGCCAAGCTCAATGAACTTAATAAACAAAAAAAAGTCAAATCAGCCAGCATTGTGGTAATTTCAAAGGAAACTCCTGAATATGTAAAAAAAAATGCTTCATATTATGTTAAGAGTGTTGATGAAATCCAGAAATTCTTTAACTGGATTTCCAACGATTAAACTTTTAGATTATTTCCCAATAAATATTCTAACCCTCATTCCCTCTCTTTTTTCTATAATGCGGGCATTAAGTGGAATAAAATGAGAATCTATAAGAAGCCGTAGATAAGTTGCGTGTTTTGCAGGTAATTTAAGTGGACTTTTGATTTTACGAGTTTCTGTGCGTATCTGGCAGCGTAACCTGTCCTGTTTATCCACATAAAGCAGAGCATTCATCCCATCTTTAAGATCTTCAACTTCAAAGTTTCTAAGATGCATACCTGCATCAATGGTATCTGGAAATTTAGAACCTCTTTTGCCTTTTCTAAACATTTCATGAGCATCTGAGGACTTTATTCCTTTATCAACATTTGATGCGACAAACCATGCCCTTTCAATCACGCTTTCAACTGTCTGGTCTGGCGGGATTATTCCTTCTGCCTCATAAGTTTTAATAAGCTCAAATACTTCTTTTCGGGTAACATCCTGTTCAACTGAACTTATTGCGAGTCTGGTAAGGACTGGACCATAACCTGCCATTCTCAGGGATGCCCATATCTGGTCTTCATTTCGATATTGTCTACCTTTAACTATCGCATCTGCTGCATTAGCATTTATATGTGCTATATTAAGCAAATTAGGTCTTGAATATGTGTTTAATCTTTTGGTGATTGTTTCAATGTTTCTTTTTCCGGGAATATTACCATTATTAATTTCTTTTTCAAGTATCTCCACTGTAGACTCTGGCAGAACTTTCTTCACTTCATCTGGAATTTTGAAGTTGTTTTCTATTATTTTCGCCCTGATTTCTCTCCCTGAAATTTTACCCCCCATTTTTAGTTCGGGAATTATATGAAATTTCATTTTTCTTTTGTATTTTTTATAGAGAAATTCATTCACCGCAAACCAACGTATTACGTTACGATTAGGGAGATTTCGGGGAATTCCACTGAATATCCCTCTTTTTGCAAATGATGAGGCGTATTTCTGGATTTTTTTGGTGGAAACATCTGCAGCATCCACATAATCAACAACACCATCCTCTATCATCATTGCAATTCTTATGGGAACTGTATATGCAAGTGTCAGCCGATGGTGCATACCCTCAATAGGTACAACTCTATCAGCTCCGGCTCTGATAGCCATTTTGCGTCTTGCTTCATAATTTGCAAAAAATGGGGCGTGATTAGCGCTGTAATCTTTATTTAAGTAAATTACAACTTCTCCACCCGTCTTTTCGGCAATATCTCTTCCCTTCTCTATTAATTTGACATGTCCATTGTGTACAGGGTCAAAATCAGCGCTGATTCCAATCAAATTATTTTCTCCTTTGAGGTAATTTACATCTGATAATATTTTAAATTACTCTTATTCAATTATTTTTATGATTATATTATGATTAACCTGTTAAAGTTTGCTGAAATTCCAGAAACTTATTAAAAATTTTATCCCATAATTTATGAATAAAATCAAGTTGAAGCATTGATATAAGAATTTTCATTGTCAAATATGCAATTTGTAGTATTACTATACGATATCTTTACAAAAGAATTAATAATATTAGCAATATATATTAAATTGGTGAATCAATATGCAGAAAACATTGGAAAATTTGGCGAAAGCTTTTATTGGTGAAAGTCAGGCAAGAAATAGATATACGCTCTATTCTAAAGTTGCAAAAAAAGAGGGATACGAACAGCTTTCTGAAATCTTTTTAAATACAGCAGAAAATGAAAGAGAACATGCTAAATGGGCAATGCGGATGATTAACAGCTTAAAAGATGAATCAGGCCAGCCAGAAGAAATTATTGTAACGGCAGATGCCCCTACGACTCTTGGAACTACTGTTGAAAACCTTAAAGCTACAATTGCTGGTGAACGTCATGAATATACTGAAATGTATCCAGAATTTGCAGATACAGCTGAAGAAGAAGGTTTAAAGGATATTGCTAAGAGATTAAGGGCAATTGGTAATGTAGAGGAGCACCATGAAGGAAGATTTAAGGAAATATTAAAACAAATAGAGGCAGGGACAGTATATAAGAAAGATAAAGAAGTTGAATGGGTCTGCAGAAAATGTGGCTATGTTCATGTGGGGATGGAACCTCCAGAAGAATGTCCTTCATGTGATCATCCAGCTAAATACTTCCAGATTAAATGCGAAGAATTCTAATTCTTTAATTCATTTTTTTATTTTTTAATGCATTGTTGCATAAACAATTATTGTCATTACAATTGTTGCATTGACAACATTTATATACCAGTATTTACAATCCAATATTACTTATTGAAATTTTTTAAATTTTGAGGCACTAAAATAGTATCTTAACGCATTTAAACTACTATTTTCTAAAAATAATATTTTAAATTATATTAAAATTTTTATAAGGTACTTAAATTTTAAATAAATTCTATTAAGGAGTAATCATCATGCATAATGCAAAAAAATTACTAGAAAGCGACGATTCAGAGATTCCGGTAAGTTTAATAATATCAGTGATACATCGTACGCATATGATATTCATAAATGAAAAAATAAAAGATATGGATATTACTGCAGGTCAGATACCTTTTCTTATGGTGCTCTCTCGTGAAGAGGGTATAAGTCAGGATGACCTTGCATCCCATTTTCATATTGATAAAGGAACAGTTGCTCGCGCATTAAGGAAATTAGAAGATAATAAATATCTTTTCAGGGAAATTGACCCTGAAAACCGTAGAAGACACCTCATATATCTAACTAGTAAAGGAAAAAGTACAGTTCCCAAAATAGTTGATATTGATAAGGAATGGGGTGATTCAATGCGTTCTAATATCTCTGAAGGTGAATATAATCATGTTTTTAATATTTTAAGAAAAATGGCATTAAAATGTCTTGAAAAAGTTGACAGGAATGGAGTAAAATAATGAATTCAAATAAAAATCAAAGTTCTAAAGGAGATGTTGATAAACGTATCTCCATGATCACTGGAGATCCGAAAAAAGCGATCCGTAGTTTAGCAATGCCTATGATCATGTCTATGCTTCTTTTAATGGCATATAACCTTGCAGATAGTATATGGGTTGCAGGACTTGGTCCAAATTCCCTTGCTGCTTTAGGATTTATCTCACCAGTCTTCATGATAATGATTGGGTTAGGTAATGGTCTTGGAGCGGGTGCAACTTCTTTAATTGCAAGATGTATCGGGGCAAAAAATAAAAAAGGAGCCGATAATGCAGCAATACATGCAGTCATTCTTACACTGGCTGTTTCGGCCATATTGACAATATTTATCCTGATATTTCTTCAGAATATATTGATGTCAATGGGGGCTGGTGAATCACTTAATCTTGCAGTTCAATACGGAAAAATTGTATTTGGTGGATTGGTGTTCCTGATCTTTTCAAGTGTTGCGTCAGGAATTTTAAGAGCTGAAGGTGATGTTAAAAGGGCAACATATGCTATGGCTGCAACAGCTATTCTTAACATAATCCTTGACCCAATATTCATTTACTATTTAGAGATGGGCGTTTCTGGAGCAGCATGGGCAACAGTGATATCTTCTGCAATTTCAGCAAGCTTAATGATTTACTGGCTGCTTGTAAAACGTGATACTTATGTATCATTCTCCATGAGTGATTTTAAACCAAATTTTAAAGTAGTAAAAGATATTTTGACTGTTGGATTACCTGCAAGCGCAGAATCATTCGTAATGTCAGTTTTAGGGATAGTTCTAAACCTTATGCTGGTATTAACAGCCGGAACTACCGCTGTTGCAGTATATACTGCCGGTTGGAGAGTGGTGATGATTGCCATGATCCCAGCAATAGGGATAGGTACTGCTGTAATAACTGTTGCAGGGGCTGCTTACGGAGCTAAAAAATATGAAAATGTTTCTACTGCGCTTAACTATTCAGTGAAATTGGGCGTTTTAATTGCAATATTTACCGGCACATTGACTTATGTATTTGCATCAAATATTGCAACTATATTTGCTTATTCATCGCAAAGCGCTTTTATGGCACCTTCAATAGCTGAATTCCTTAAGGTAATGTGTCTATTCTATATCGTAGTCCCGCTTGGAATTATGGCCAGTTGCGTCTTTCAGGCAATGGGAAAAGGAATAACATCATTAATCCTTACTATAATTCGGGAAGTAGCGTTTATTTCAGTATTTGCGTATTTATTCGCTTTCATTCTTGGATTAGGCCAGTATGGAGTTTGGTGGGGAATTGTAGTAGGTGGTGCACTGGGCTGTGCAGTTGCATATATCTGGGCAAATAAATACATCAACAGCCTCAAAAGAACGTATATTAAAAAAGAAACTCCAGAAATGGAAGTTACATCTGCAAAATAATAGGATAAAAAGCTTTATTATTCTTTTCCTATCAATTTATTTTTTTCTTTTTATTTAATATGTTAATCTTATTTTCACAAATATTCTAAGTCATTATATTTTCTTTAATATTTATTTTTCACTCTGTCTTCATTATTAAAAAATATAAAAATTTTATATTATGTTAAATTGCATTTTAAAGTGAATTATAGGACTAAATTCAATTAATATTTCTTTAATCGCTTACAATAATTATTTGTAGTATATTAATGATTAATTTCTTATCTAAATAAATTAAATATAAAAAAAATAAATAGAAGTTGTTAATAAATATAGATAAGTAAATTTTTAGTTTTTTAACGAAAAATTAATTAAATAAAATTAGTAAAAAGAAAATTGTTTATGATTCCCCGGGTGGGTAACAGATAACATGATAAATGAAGGACTGGAATTATTTTCACTTACAGGTGAAGAATATTACACTATATTTGAAAATATGCAGGAAGGAATCACTGTTTACAGAATTGTATATGATAATAGGGGGAATGTTGCAGATTTAATAATCAAATATGCTAATCCTGCTTCTTCAACCAGTAAAATGTTCCTTAATAAAAAAGTCACAGGTAAAAGTATTACTAAACTTTATGGGCCACGGGCTATATCTTCTTTTATCGATGAAGTAAATGAGGTAGTTTCAACAGGTAAAATAAAAAAATATGAAAGCTATTCATCATTAATAGATAGTTATTTTTTGAATTCAGCCTTTTCGCCTGCTAAAAATTTATATGTAACACTTACATCAGATATCACCGAACAAAAAAAAGCAGAAAAAGTGCTGCTTAATGCCAGAGATAACCTGGAAATCAAAGTTCAGGAACGTACCCAGGAACTTCTAACTGCAATTCAAGAAAAAGAACTGCTACTTAGAGAAATTCATCATCGCGTTAAAAATAATCTTCAGATCATCAGCTCCCTTCTTAATCTTCAAATTCCATACATCAAAGATTCAGAATCCATTGAGTTTTTCAAAGAAAGCCAGAATCGAGTTAAATCTATCTCCATGATCCATGAAAAACTTTATCAATCCAATAATCTCCAGAAAATTGATTTTGAAAGTTATTTATCAAATATTATGGTTAATTTATTTCAGACTTATGCTGTAGATCAGGATAAAATAAAATACGAAATTAAGTGTGACGATATAAAGCTAAATATTGAGACTTCAGTTCCCTGTGGTTTAATTATTACAGAACTGGTGACTAACTCAATTAAACACGCATTTCCATCTACTGAAAACGAAAAATCATTTTGTTTTAGAAATAATCCAGGTCATAAAATCTCAGTTTCAATGTATTTAAAGAATGATTATATTAACTTAATAATAAAAGATAATGGAATTGGATTTCCAAATGACTTAGACTTCAATAACACAGAATCTTTAGGACTAGAACTTGTAAATTTACTGGTAAACCAGTTAGATGGCATAATAAATCTTGAAAGGAAAGAAGGTACGGAATTCATTATTAAATTTAAAGAATTGAAATATGGAGAAAGGATTTAATTAAATTGAAAATTGAAATTTTTGAAGAGGGCAATTTTGAAGATTTATACAGGCTTTTTTATGAAACAATCCACTCAGTAAATGCAAAGGATTACAGGAAGGATCAGCTGGATACATGGGCACCTGAGA is from Methanobacterium sp. and encodes:
- a CDS encoding lactaldehyde dehydrogenase, producing the protein MQMLINGKFIEKSEYIEIKNPANNKVIDTVPKGTRKDVKIAISAAKRTSNITREIPSRLISEYLYDIYGELSKNSKLFEKLITIDCGKPIKDSKEEVKRSKQTILLSAEESKRIYGETIPMDACIGGEGVIGFTTRIPLGVVGAITPFNYPLNLVIHKVAPAIAAKNTVVVKPSTKAPLAALKFAEIANTYLEDGFLNVVPGSGSEVGDEIVKSELVDKISFTGSIETGLSISKNAGMKKLTLELGGNDPLLVLADANIEKAVEAAVRGSYLNAGQVCIGVKRIILDKKIADEFTDKLVKATGRLKVGDPMDIKTDVGPLIDENAAINVEKIVNQSIDDGAELLCGGKREGSFYTPTVLDNVDSKMNIVQKETFGPISPLIHVDGIDEAIDVANNTKYGLQAGIFTDNINSALKAAKKIDAGSIIINKQSTYRTDNMPFGGCKMSGMGKEGIKYAVEEMTRTKLFVFN
- a CDS encoding YcaO-related McrA-glycine thioamidation protein: MFKEVPVRYFGCTHRAMSPEETINWVKDKLRAAGVTRVTEITHLDRIGIPVYSAIRPTAEEGAVSIYAGKGATQDQAKASAMMEAFERYSAELQDDEKKNSFICCSYEKSDEFIDPKSLILPRLPFDPQEKELNWVKAVNVKDDEECLVPADAVYHPYNAPNSINLFKSNTNGLASGNKIEEAVFHGMTEVIERDAWSLFEIKRRKAPEIDLETIENPLINELLDKFKEAGVHVKLVNLTSDVEAATIAAVSDDTVLKDPALLTLGVGTHLDPEIAVMRALTEVAQSRATQIHGTREDTTRAVFMRKAGYERMKRINKHWFGESEEVIDLNEIKNYAGKSFKEDIETTLDLLKKAGFKDVLFVDLTKPEIEIPVVRVIIPSMEVYSVDPQRVGKRLVRKSKKG
- a CDS encoding aminopeptidase P family protein gives rise to the protein MRILDEIHKENIDSMVVLNPKNIAYLSGFNPSSFSVLILKDEPVLLTSKMDFEDASLNTSIPLEEFKSLDKIKDYLNGVIGIEKSITLGVYRKLKISPIFEVKITDAVERLRRIKSGEEIQNIEKAIDIAESAIKDIDFDSQRSENEIAAQIEYNMRIMGSKKASFDTIVASGKRSSLPHADVSNKPLNMPVVIDWGATYNNYCSDTTRTLIETEKQEEIFEIVLEAQKSAIDVIRPGIKASYVDKVARDVIEEYGYGDYFLHSTGHGVGLEIHESPSLSSNETIKLEKNMVVTVEPGIYLKDEFGIRIEDMVLIKNKAKVLNKIKNKI
- a CDS encoding type II secretion system F family protein — encoded protein: MAIIPGVLSPVSDVIDGIAPDKYSIKIQETLIRCGMYVRASDLITLCLIAGILLGLLSAVLAILLSINPILGGIVGFIAPTALIGVYLFFMMERRVDAIEQGTPDFLRQVASLLRAGVGLETALEDVSKHGQGPLNDELKRAVIEIKIGSTFDEAIIGMGQRLKSKNLDRTFRMILEGRRTGGSLSDVIETVAEDLRAVLALKRERKANVMMSVMFLVIAAIVAAPLALGMIMTYSGFIASLGKPNALAEVAGTAAAGYIIIHSIIAGLLIGIVLYGSAKKGVKFSLLLAPVAFIAFWVISQYAGKFIGFG
- a CDS encoding class III signal peptide-containing protein; this encodes MQILKDERAQGSAELLLIFGGVIVVVIIAAIMYRNYVIGLSDELSNGTDLQNIMGNLTVMKDKLS
- a CDS encoding site-2 protease family protein; its protein translation is MVKFTASEIRDLIISLIVISFAFALLLSNGNIGLAITLIPLTLVVVGFGFIFHELAHKFVAIRYGYWAEYQMWIQGLVLCLITAYFGFLFAAPGAVYIHGEYLSKKENGIISIAGSVTNLIFAIIFLLIIKITGQVYYWAYLGMFINGFLAFFNQLPIGGLDGSKVIRWNPIIWILIIIVSLGFVAIGYFPNLLSLLL
- a CDS encoding HIT family protein, yielding MTMKCEYCQIPGAYGNLIYETEYWQIYLAPSQRYFGTCVVVLKNHRRNLRELRKDEWADFSQIVEELELALNNAFSPTLFNWSCFMNSAYRTNPPDPEVHWHFIPRYNYKIEFEGLIFEDPDFGYIPQPIEHKIPEDVMKKMMDEIKRNLKLLNR